TGACCACCTCATCTGTCCAATCACCTCTGATGGCTCGCCCGCTTAACCAGTCAACCCCCTCAGCAATCACACAAGGTCTTCAATCTTGTTCAGGATACAGAGATAATATGTCAGAAGCTGTTTTGAATTTTGAACAGCCGAATATCAAATCTAATGAAAGACACATACAGGAAAAGAACATGAAGACTGTACCTGTTTCACACTCCGATTCAAAGACAAGTCTGTCTCGACATTCCAACCAACATCTCAGCCCTCCACCAGTCCCTGCCTCTCCATCCTCCCCCCAACCAAAGCCTACCTCTGATGCAGAATCACCTGGGACCGTTGAAGGCTTTACTCTCCAGCTGTCCCAGGATGCTTCACTCTGTTCCAGCAACTCCGGCATCTTCTCCATTATAGACGTGGCAAGTGACAGGCATCTCTTTGAGACTTTCATCACTGAGTGGAGAACAAAGGAGCGCTTCTCTCTGGCCTTGGCCTGTGAGAAGAGGGAGCACAGAGAACAGCCTGAGGGGGGAATAGGAGGGAAACACAGGAGAGGTAATTGAAAGACATGAAGAAGTCACATTAACTTGCAGTTATGTTGTTCTGTATTGTTTTCAGGTGCCGCAAAGAAGTCATCTTTATTGaacttgtgtttttgatctgttATCTACAATAAGTCAACTCTTAATTTGATTGATGTTCATTTTGAACAGTTATATACTTTTAGTTCCTGGTTTCAAACATTTCCTCAAATCTACCCTACAGATACACATACTCTATGACGTTGTAAAAAACCCAGTTTCCTCATGTTGAACTGTACAGCATAGTCTGTGTTGCATGCACTTTTATCCATGCAGACATTTTCTTTGCAGCGTCAGCAGCCCTTCAGAAACCTGACAATCTCCAGGGGTTTCCATTAAGAGACAGTGATGGACTGGTGCTGATTGGACTGtcagtctgctggggagcaaGGGATGCATACTACATATCTTTTCAGCAGGAGCAGAGCAAGGGTATAGCATACACTGTCCATGCATTGGTATTCTGCAGGCATTAATCCTAAAGTTTTTCCTCAGTAAAGCCTGTTTGTCACACCTCAGGTTTGAGCGCCAGTCTTGCTCCTCCTCCACTGGATGATGATTTGCCAGTGAGTGAGAGGGTGGCGAAGGTGAAGGGCTGTTTGAGGAGGCCGTCTACACGAGATGGAGAAGGAGGCGTGACAGTCATGTATGACATAATCCAGGTGTACAAGAGGCTTGTGCTGAGCTGTGGTATCAGTTTGGAGGGGAACTGTGAAGACCCCAAGGTAAAAGAAATCATACCTCACATTAATTTACATACATGTACACTCAGCTTCAAACTAAAACTGGACCACATTTAGAATTTTGAATGGCACTGCAATACCTTAAAAAACTTCACCAAGGGATTCAAAAGTATCTCTGTTATGAAAGGTTGCTTGCTGGTTGGTTGACCCCGGCAGCGAGGAGAGGACTCTTCCCAACATGGTGACTGTCTACTGTCCTGAAGAATTACCTCTGCTGGTCGGCCTCGGGAATCCTCACTCGCACTGTCCTCGTGTAAGAGCAGCTACTAAGAGTGTGCTCGTACACGCTGTCATGAACCATCTCACTGGTCTGCTTAAGAAAGATGGCATGTTAggtacaaaacacaaacacagacatttacacaatatttctaaaattgtatgcattgaaaaaaagagaagtaatgttttatttgcatgtgtCAGATGTGTTCAGGAACACTGAGATGCCTTCTCAGGTGTGTCTGGCCCTGTTGGAACTGAATGGCGTCGGCTTCAGTGTGGAAGAATGTGAAAGGCAAAAGCATGTGATGCAGGCAAAACTCACAGAGCTGGAGTCTCAGGCTTACAGTCTGGCTGGACACACCTTCTCCCTCACCAGCATTGATGACATCGCTCAGGTCCGCCCCCCTCTTCTTTAACCCTGACATGGTTTGAAACATCATCTTAAACTGCTCAAATAATAACTCCAACTGTTGTGTTGTAGGTGTTGTTTCTGGAGCTCCACCTGCCTCCAAACGGTGACATTAATGGATCAAAGAGTAAAAAAACTCTCGGCTACGCCAGGAGAGGAGCTGGCAGAGTCCGACTTGGGAAGCAGTTCAGCACAACCAAAGTGAAACTTCTTTTATGTGAGTTGAAAGGTAATCAATGTAATAATAAACTATGTTACTAATAAAGTGATGATGACAGGATGTCCTGGAGAAGCTTCGCCAAATGCATCCGTTACCAGGCGTGATTCTGGAGTGGAGGCGGATCACGAACGCCTTGACCAAAGTGGTGTtccccctgcagagagagaagcagcaCCACCCTACGTTGAACATGAACAGAATATACCCCATcgcccagacacacacagccacaggtAACATTAACAGACATTTACACAAAGACATTACATGTATCTGTCTTTACAGAATGAGATGTGTTTCATGTTGACACTCTGCAATGCCATTAATACATATACaatgtatttataaatgtaaacatcatgtAATAACCCAGCTTATTCTGTTGTCAGGAAGGGTGAGCTTCACTGAACCCAACATACAGAATGTCCCAAAAGACTTTGAGATTCAGCTGCCTACAGAGGTGGGTGAGAGCCCAGCTTCACAGGACAGCTGCCGCAACACCAAACCAGGGTAGGTTCACAGGGGTCAGGGGCATCTTAGTTATAATTGGACAAAGAAAGTCAAGCAAAAATGTGCGATTATTCAAATATtgcattatgaaaaatattGCATATTCTACatacttaaatatatatatttttttacaatcaaaTCTAGTTTACAAAAATCTGCTAAGCATACATTTTTGGAAGGGTAAATATATCTTTATCAGAGCTAATTTATGCAGTGTTCTGGTTGGCTGGGCTATGAGGCTGCTCTTCCATGGTAATATGCATCATATACTGCAATATACATTATAGcttgtaaataaaaatacaatacaaccATTATGCTTCACTGCATTAAGTCTTACCTTAAGATGTAATTaaagaaaatgaagataaagtacatttttaagcaaaagtcagaaataGAATATAATCAAGAGAAGAATTGTTTCACTCAAGGGCCGGTTTACAAAGCCAGATGCAGATTATGGTAGATAAAGAGTGAACACAATAATGCACTTTACTCTTAGAGGCTCTCTCCATTGGCCAGCTAAAGCGTTGGTTAATCTCTAAATCACTAGTAATGACCAAGGGAGCTGTTTCATCttcctttctgttttgttaCAGGAAGAAAAGACGTTCCCTGGTCCATTCAGCTGCAGCTGGAAATACAGAACAAGGACCAGCCTTCTCTGTCAGCATGAGACATGCCTTTGTACCTTTTCCAGGTGACTATGATAATATAATTTTACCCTTTGTATTTTGTTACTTCATCTCTGACTGCTCTATAAGCTGTGTTGAACTGTGCTGAACTGTAGGTGGGATGATACTAGCAGCTGATTATTCTCAGCTGGAGTTGAGAGTGTTGGCTCACCTCTCCAAGGATCAGCGCCTCCTGCAGGTCAGTGTTTTAGATGCCCAGTGGATAGtaacaaaaaatacattaaccaaaacatttgtaaaaacaaagaattgattatctttgttttcacaGGTGCTGAACGGAGGAGCAGATGTGTTTCGCTGCATTGCTGCTGAGTGGAAAAGTGTTGATCCAGAGTCTGTGAACGACAACCTAAGACAGCAGGCAAAACAGGTACAACTGAGCAGGACAGAGAGCATTTGCTATACATGCATTCTGTCCATTAAGCTCATTAGTTTTTTCATACATTGGTCTTTGCAGATTTGCTATGGCATTATCTATGGGATGGGAGCCAAGTCTTTGGGGGAGCAAATGAGAGTGGAGGAAAATGATGCAGCCTGCTACATAGAAAGCTTCAAGGCCAGATACAAAGGTAtacattttccttttaattatttttaatttcctaATTTTCTTCTTGTATTGATATTTGTTAAACATATTTGTCTGCCATGAGTCCCAAAATGTACATAACAAAGGTGTTTGCATATTAGGAAACAGGTAAaagcaagacaaaaaaaatacaacactgtGCAAGTAGGGAGTCTTGTCTTTACAACACAGATGCTCATTCATGGAAATAATATCAGGTGTCTGGGGAGTTGCGTAATTAATCAATTTATACCAAAATGTAGAAATGACTTCAGTTTATGATTGACAAATACTGTTATCCTCCATAGTAATTTCCATCCATGTATTTAAGGCTGAGCTTTTCTAGTGAGAGTCTCTTTATAGGAAACCAGAAGTACATTCATTtagtatttctcttttttcaacCATTCTTTACTGTACATCCGAGGGAATATCTTACATTCCAGGgcaatttcacatttcaaaatgacTTGCAGGGCCCCTCTATCCCTTTGCAGTAGTTGTTGATAACAGAACCATCTCagaaaatgttttggtttcCACGGTGtctcaagcaaacacacactcattatTTTCCACACCTTGAATaattttgtcttgtcttgtcttaaaATCAAAGATAAAAGCAGTGGGATGTAGGAGAATTTCTGCATGAAAAAGTTACTGCAAGTTTCAAATTCACACATAGAAACGGTGAATACCTGTGCgtaatgttttgtgtttcaggaATCAATGCTTTTCTCAGAGAAACCATAAAGAAATGTGTAAAGAACGGCTACGTTCAGACTCTGATGGGCCGCAGGAGATACTTACCTGGGATCACCAACACTAATACACACATCAAAGCACATGTAAGCTTAATGTCAGGTTTCAATTAAAGCTGTCAAATGTTGTTTACATGTGATTTATTGCATCATTTATTAATCCTTTTTGTCTTTCTATTCCCCTCTTGTTCAGGCAGAGCGCCAGGCAGTGAACACAACTGTTCAGGGATCAGCAGCAGACATTGTTAAACTGGCCACAGTGAACATACAGAGACGACTCAGAAAAACGTATCCTGCTGCTCCACTCTCtcaccagcacacacactcaggtgacCTGATTCTCTCAATTTCTTATACTGTGTACAAACACCACACCAGGAAATTACAACTTCCTGTGCAACCCCTGTTTTATTCAAAGTCTATGAATGAAAGTTGCTGAACAGCCATAACATTAGGAGATCCAAAGCATTCACTTGCTGCACAGCATACAGAATCCCACCCAGATGCAATTGTTAAGAGATAATATGACTGACTTTACCTGTAAGTGGTCATAATATCACGGATAATAGGTATGTGTGTGATGATGTCTTATGGTGTCTGTTATACAGCCAGCACTCTGCGCAGGGGTCAACTCAGAGGAGCCTACTTTGTACTGCAGCTGCACGATGAGCTCATTTATGAAACCCCGGAGGAAGACCTCATACAGGTAAGAACGTTTTTTTAGATTGTCTGTACAACATcacaagaaacacatttttaaaaaaaaaccacacatttAACCATAACTACAACTCCTGTTTGTATCAGGTTGCTCAGATAGTCAAGAGGGAGATGGAGACGGCAGTGAAACTTTACGTGAAGCTTAAAGCTAAAGTCAAGGTGGGACCCAGCTGGGGCAACTTGCAGGACGTGGATATATAATCTGAACAATCAGACATATGGTATCAGAATGTAATACCATGCACACTGTGTGAGAATATTTTATGAATGTTAATAGTATaatttgtaataaataaaaatgcctatattttttaacacattaaCAGTAATGATATGTAAAGCCTGCAGTCTATGATTGTGCTATGAACtctaaataaattataaaatgtatttaacttttgttttctaaagtacagtgtcaaatatttaacatgaaaaaaaggaaaagataaTTGCAAACATCCTGATGAATGTCATGAAATTGtgtaaacttaaagctcctgtgagaaattTTTTGGTCATGTCAATTTTTCACCCTGGCCAAAGCAAGAAAGTTAATCTCTTTGTTGCTTCTGTCCAGTACatgtataaaaataattttcatacaataaaatagagtattttttcattttaaatgtcttaCATGGAACTCAAATGAATATTTAGCTTAGGAAAATGTAATAATGTCTATGCAGCATGCTGttcatcacctcatctgacacctaccctgcagcaggtTTTTCAGGAATTACCAATAACATTAAAGTAATCTCCTGATTAAAGGTCTCTGTTGGTCATAGAGAGGCAttagtattagttttagtctgtttcataatcagctaaaaaaatctttacagtagctttaatgtttatgtttatgtgtcTGATTGTGCTATATGTGGCTATAAAGAAACAATTATTTAATCAGCAATTAAAGTATTAATACTTTTTGGGATTCAATGTTTACAATCTTTACCGACCAAAAACTTAATATAAAGTCAATTTATTGTTCCAAATAGTCAGTTTAAATGATCCAGGTCAAGAAAGAAGTACATCCTCGACTGCTAGAGGCAAGAACATGAGTATTTGGCGTTTCTCTTTGACTGAAACTATTAAAACAATCATCCAGATGATTCAGTTTGTCAGAAGAAAGACACAGAGCAGCTTTGGTATTGAGGACATCCTGAAATCTCACATTTTATTGGACCATTGGTTGATTTGTGTCACAAGAACATACATCTTCATCAGTCACTCATTAACACTGCTTCGTTTTACACTTACTCGCTGCACAAGAAATCTTGTCAATTTGGGAGCAAACCATCTGgtaatgagagaaaaaaataaatgtgtctggGGAACAATTTTGTCTGAATTTAGTTTTAATTACTTTGAAGAATCAGATGTTAACATGTCAGTAGAATCTCTTTAGATggatctaaaaaaaaacccactcacAATTTAAACAATTCCTTTCAAACCCAATGTAAGCAAATGCAGACGATCTAAAAATAAGAACTCCTCATAACCTTCAAGTGGAACTGAACAGAAGGGTAAATTACATTGTTGGGTAATCACTTTTAGAATAACTTGTTTATTGTTGATGCACAATAAATCAGTGCACCATCACTCCACAGAGCCCATAAACACAGGCTCAATTtgacacaaaaatgaaaaacaagtaaataaatacatgtcatggacacacatccacaaacaaATGCATCAAATGAAGAATTAACAGCAaagattttctttttgataaaaaaGGGTTTTAAAATGGAAGGACTGTGATCCCAGAAGTTGTAACAGATGTCAATCAATATCCTGTCAGCCAATGAACTCATTTTATTACTTgatataattaacatttttatactgAATGTGAAGCTGTCAGTACCTCTGTTTTAGGTATGACTAGCAGCTACAATGAGTAAGCAGTGTTACCAAGTGTTAAGTGCAACACACGTCAGCATTGTCATGGGTTCAGGTGACTGAGGGGCAATGTGAGATGaaagacaatttttttttatcccaaaGAGTTGATGAAATTAAACACCAACTTGTGATGGGAGTTTATCAAgatgctctctgtgtgtgttgcctTTGAATACTTGGGTAACACCCGTCCCCCCTGATATAAACGTGATTTATGAGGCAGTCAAAGGGATCATGAagaaaacagatatctgcacaCACAAAGATAATCAGTGTCTTTGGTGGTTTGTCATTTTCCACTGACCTTGTTTGCACTTAAATAACACCAAATTTTGGCTTAACTTGTTTCTAAAAGGGGAGGTGACTGGCAAATCCTGTGGTTGGCAATAACTCTAAAGCCAGTGAGAGGActctgaggaagaagaagatgtgATGTCTACCAACTACAGATCCACTTCACTGCTCCAATAGTCCTACACAGCCCCCTTTGGGGTCTAGCAGACTGAAAACAGAAATGAGACTGATGTGTGTTGGGAGTATGCAGGTTTCTGTAAACATAGGTTTTAGTCAGACTCACtgtcacaaacagaaaaaaaacaagttattgATCAATTAAGGCATCGACACAGGCAGAGCTGTGCATTTCACCAGAGtagaaaacagaagagagaaaatatATGTACACAGGTACAATTAAGTGCTACTTCAGCAGTCTCGTGTTTCACTGGCTAGATCTGAGGCAAGAAGTACTGGAAGTAGGTCTTGCCTTTTCTTGCCCCATGAAGTCAAGGGAGGGGGGGCGGGGCTTGAGCTGGGGCCAAGAGTTTTTCTCATGTTAATAACATCCTGAGGGAAAGCTCTTGGCCCTGGCCCCGGTTATCAGGATACAACAATTTACATGTGAGGAGCGAAGTAAGGACACGAGAGGTTTGAAGACGACATCTAAGGAGGTGTCAGGGGGTCTCTCCATTGCGGCTGAAGTAGTACCTGACTGGAGGACCAGGGAGGTCATCATCTCCATCGGCCTCTGGAGCAAATGACACAGTGAGGTCGACGTAGCGGCGGTCCACTGATGGCTTGATCAGCTTCTGCATCCTAGAGGAGTCAAGAGGTTTAGGGCATTTGCTCAGGTAAGACAACAGATGAGCCATTTCTGTTTGAGTTATTAAGGAGAACAATTTCAAATCAGCTACAAACAGATTTGAGGTTAGCCAAAGGGAAGGTATTCTAATAAGTCAAAATTTAAAAAGCAATTTCACATGAGAATCAGAAAACACTTACGTCAGTTTCAGTCTCTTCGAGTGTCCGGGCATCACAGGCACGTAGAGCATCTTCACACCATGGACGACCATAGTGGGTTCAATTCCGTACTTTTCCttgagagtaaaaaaaaaagatgataatTAGCCGACAACAATAAATTCCAGAGCAATCATAAGCTTCCATAATGAGAATAACATGGCAgggtttgttttaaatttaaatggttCTCACCCTAACAGCGTTCATGAAATCAGAGAGTGTGAAGTCCTCATGCCCAAAGATGGTCCAACAGTCCCAAATGGTGAAGTAGATGTTGTCCCTGAGAAATAAGTCACAGAGATTTTACTACAGTacaaatgtaacaaaaacatgtggCTACAGGGTCTGATTTGTGGGTCATCTTCTGACTGAGTTATCAGTTTTCTGTGCTGGTTGAAATAACAGTTTGGTATGGTCTCAGTGTAACTTACTAAGGCCTTTACTTTTTCAAATAGTTGAATAAAGAAGTCGATATCTTGCTTCCTACCTGATGTGTGTCCTCTTCACTGGGGCAGGCTCAGTGAGCACCATTACGGGAATGGCCAAGTTGAAGAAGCAGTTCCTGAAAGACTCAAACTCGTAGCCTCCGACCACCTTGATCAACTCGAGAGCCACCTAGGcacatcaaaacaaaagtaaaaaattaaacaattatTTTTTGAACAGGGGAATTCCAGCAATTAAACCACACTTTCAAACATCTACTTTGACTCCCTATTAAATGTGAACATCCAAACATTTTCTGCCATGTTGTGATGTCAGCAGCATATGCAAGGGCCCAACCACCCACAGGGATGGGTTGAAGGGTCCTGTGGAATGTTCAGTGTGACCTTCAAGCTGAAATACTGATAGGAATAACACCCAGCAGCATTCAGCTGAACATCAAACTCTGCTGTTTGAAACCGAGTTTGAGATTGCTCAATAGAGGTTTTAAATCAATGGCAATGAGTTAGTGCATCAATGCATGTCAACATTTTAAATGCTTCTCACCAATCCAGCCACAGCAGCTGTTGCCGTGGCAATAGCAGGGATGATCTTGCCAGCAATGCGTTTGGTCTTGAGTCTGTCAGCGGGCTCGATGGAGTACATCCTGGCCCTGAGCGCAGATGCTGACTCCACAAAGTCCATGTGGCCGTTGCTGTCATCGTCCTTTTCGAACTGCAGCGGACTCATCTGTAACCTCTCTGcatgggaacacacacacacatcagcaatATTTACTAAGTAAGTGTAGTTTCACAGCGTTAGTCCTGTCAACAAGATGTGAAAAGAGTGTTTCTTTACTGTTGagattttgttgtgttttatgaaaTTTTGTACCTGCTGTGACATTGTCAGAAGCAATGGCCTGCTCCAGCTGTGTGAtggcctctctctcctcttcactgCTCAGCGGCAGCTTGGCGTGATCCGGCTTCTTTGCTGTCTCATCTGTTTCTATACTCTGGATGGAAAGGATCCAAAACAATCAACAAGATTAGGATGTGTCAACATGGACAGAGATTGTGATCAGATTAATAGAGAGGCTTACTTTCTCTGAAGGACTGTACTCAGGAATCCTGATTTCTGAGAGAATCCTGGCAACCGCCTCTTCAGTAAGATCCTGAAAAATGGGGCATAAGTCCAGTCAGTCTGAATTTCTGTGTTTGAGAGGTGTTTTTGAGAGTGTCAGAAAATACCTTTTCTGAGTAAGGGATGTTATAAGTCTCAGCGAAGAGCCGGGCAGTGCTGACAATGAAAGTGAAGTGCCTGTGGGATAGGAAAGTAAGAGAGCTTAGATATAGAGAAAGAGCTACAAGAAGGGCTTAAGAAGTCATATGAGAGAATACTCACAAAGAGTCGTTCAAGtcaaaatcaaaaggtgctggAGGTCTTTTTGGAGACTGCCAAAACAAACCTGagaaagagcaggaaaaaaaacttcATAAGTTTCTTTTGAATACAAATTACATTACTGAAATTACATATATTGCTCATAAATTGTTAAATGTAACTGTTTTGGAAAGGTATGCATGTGTGGGAAAACGTACTTCCATCTTTTAACCTTGTGTCGAGGGGGAAGGAGTGCAACAGTTGTAGTGCCTACATAAAAGCATCAGAAATATGTACACATTAATATCCTGGAGCTTGCAACAACATGTATACCGATTCAATCAATGGAATGAATTCATATTTTTGAAAGAGACTTGTTACCTTTCTCTTGAAATACTTCTCGAATTTGAGACGTGCAACAGTGATGCACTGTTCCCACTGGCTAGGCCGTCTGCTCAGCAGCTTAATAACCTGGAATGAGCCCTCCAGACTTTCCCCTGTCTGCATCCtctacacacgcacacgcgcacgcgcacgcacacacacacacacacacacacacacacacacacacacacacacacacacacacacacacacacacacacacacacacacacacacacacacacacacacacacacacacacacacacacacacacacacagagagtaagatctttaaaaacagtgtttttttttaagtgaagtaAGTAAGTGAATAATTTTATTGCTGGCACAGGTCAATATAAAAGGCATCATATTAGTCAGATCATCAATTGTGGTGCAGTCTTACCTGTAACACCACTTCAGCAGAGGGGTGGGTCTGCCAGAAGGAGTTGAAAATGGAGGGCTTGTGGACAAATGCAttctcaaactgaaaaaaaaaacccaacaaggGCAAAGTGTAAGATTCTAGTACATTTACGCACATTTCCTAAATATAATCACTAGTTTTAATGATATATATTTCTGACCTTATCCCTGGCCCACTGAATTGTGTGCTCGATAACAGAAGGGAAAGACTTGAGAGTGCAGAATGGGATCTCCTCCTCTGGGGGGTCCCTCTGGTGAATAAAGGAACAGGATCATGTAAAAGCATTGTCAAGACTTAAGTCTGTTTCTTTGATGCAGGTCTGGTATTAGACTGCTATAAAGACACCTAATAATctagagaaaaataaaacataatcgTAGTCTTACATGAACACACTGTCAAAGATACTCACATGGCTATTGTAAGACTCTGTCAAATTTGGCACAATTATTTCTGTGTGTCCTTTAGTTCCCATGGTGCCAGAGTCAAGAAGAGGTCTCTGATTGGATAAACAGCggctgaaaaaaataataaattcatCAATACTACATTAGCTGGTGACATAATTAGCAGACGTTTTGTGTATCATAAAAACTAATTGGGTCACTGTTCAGGAAAACTTACAAAAAGCCACTTAATGCTTCAGAAAGTATGGACCATCTAACTTTTACATCTTCACCAACCTGTCTACATATCTTCTAGCCTCCACGTTGTCCAGCGCAGTGACGACTATGTTCAGGTGGGAGTAGAAGGAGTCACTGTAGATGCTCTCAGTAGCCGGGCACACCTTGTTTAGATGtgcatccacctgcaggtctGGGTTGATATCGCGAGTGGCTTCTGCTGCAGTGGTGCTCTTCGGTGTCTATGACAAcagaaaaccagaaaaaaaaagctgaacttTCTCTGTGGTTGAATCTGATCGGGTTCTTTATAACATCAAAAATATTTCAAGTGCTTTAGCTGAGGTATTTGTCCAGCTGATCCCATACTTTTTACTAGCTGCACAGGACAAGACAGATTTTAAGCAACTCACATAAAACGTGTATCTACAAAACCACTGCTttccaaagttaaaaaaaggaatGCTTTTACCATAACTTAAGGCTGCAGAAGATTCAGCAATaagctttttaaaatactttcatCTATTATATTTTAGAAAAATAGAAGATAAATAGCATtgattaaaggaaaaaaaaaaaaaagattacatatggagatacaaggtttctgacGCCTACGGAAAGAGAGGAAATATTGCATTGAACTGCAAGGAAATCAAAATCTTAAGGTTATACAGAACCATATGAAAGTGTTGAGTTTCAAGGATCAAAGAAAGGGGAGGAGAGAAGTGTGAAGCAAAATCAAAAGGAGATAATGGGATCTGTTCACCTGGATATGATGTGGTCTGAAGAGAAACTGACGATTGAGGTTTGACTTTTCAATAAGGTCTGGGTCTGTGACGCACACCTGCAAATTGAAAGACGCACTTCATACATATCACAAAGAAATAGAATACAGCATATAAaggaaaaacatgcaaacaaatgATGGTAAGCTTGCAAAATAACCCACTTCTCCTGAGCTCTTAGTCAATCCCACTCCAAGCAGAGCAAAGTTTTTCAGCATTTCACAGCCTATGGCTCCACAGCCCACCTGCAGGATAGAGATTTCAGGTTATATTCAGATATCAACATTATAATAGTTCAATGCAAACAAATTGTGTATTTACTACACAGTTCCTACCATGAAGACCCTGAGCTTTTGCAGTTCTAAACACATTGATTCACCAATGCAAGCTCTTAATCCATCATATCGATCGCCCCGTGGGGTAAACTCCTCAGTAGAAAGAGTCTGAAGTGGCCTGACCACCTCAGTGGCATCCAGATAAAACTTAACACAGGAAGAACAGGAGGAAATAAATGAACAGTCTGTGGTATAAATATTAAAGATAAGTTGAGTAAACACCTGTTGCAGAAATGGTTTACACTGATGTATAGCTGGGGTTAAATAATCAAATAGCACAAACTACAGCAGAAAAGACGTTCAATATTTACGCACCCATTGCTGCAGTGGTGCAAATTTCCCTGTGATAGCCTTAAGAACTTCCTGGCTGGCAAGACCTCCTACAGCTGCCATTAAGGGAGGAAGAGTTCCCCTTGCTGTTCTAGCCAGACAGCGCACCAACTCAGTATTCACAGAAGCCTTGAAAAACAAGAGAGCAAAgggaaaaagagaaggaaatgttAGGTGATCtatgaacaaaaaaatggagatataccaggaaaaataaatacttaCTTTGT
The Notolabrus celidotus isolate fNotCel1 chromosome 7, fNotCel1.pri, whole genome shotgun sequence DNA segment above includes these coding regions:
- the uba6 gene encoding ubiquitin-like modifier-activating enzyme 6, translating into MAADSMEIDDSLYSRQRYVLGDRAMHQMAQSSVFLSGIGGLGIEIAKNIVLAGVKAVTLHDTKQCETWDLGSNFFIRKEDVLSQRRRVEAVCPRVAELNPYVHVDLSYSPLDDNTDLSFLRKYQCVILTEARLSLQKRVNEFCHSQQPPIRFIGCDAYGICVRVFCDFGEEFEVSDPTGEEPKEIFIQTVSQDNPGVVSCMDNQPHGLQTGQSVVFREINGMVELNGTVRQVSVISSHSFAIGDTSGLQPYAHGGFFVMVKTPKTYRFETLERQLCDPQVLTPDFSKPEAPLQIHAAMLALDTFQEQHSRLPNIGCIQDAEVLLKLTQEVNATLRNKASVNTELVRCLARTARGTLPPLMAAVGGLASQEVLKAITGKFAPLQQWFYLDATEVVRPLQTLSTEEFTPRGDRYDGLRACIGESMCLELQKLRVFMVGCGAIGCEMLKNFALLGVGLTKSSGEVCVTDPDLIEKSNLNRQFLFRPHHIQTPKSTTAAEATRDINPDLQVDAHLNKVCPATESIYSDSFYSHLNIVVTALDNVEARRYVDSRCLSNQRPLLDSGTMGTKGHTEIIVPNLTESYNSHRDPPEEEIPFCTLKSFPSVIEHTIQWARDKFENAFVHKPSIFNSFWQTHPSAEVVLQRMQTGESLEGSFQVIKLLSRRPSQWEQCITVARLKFEKYFKRKALQLLHSFPLDTRLKDGSLFWQSPKRPPAPFDFDLNDSLHFTFIVSTARLFAETYNIPYSEKDLTEEAVARILSEIRIPEYSPSEKSIETDETAKKPDHAKLPLSSEEEREAITQLEQAIASDNVTAERLQMSPLQFEKDDDSNGHMDFVESASALRARMYSIEPADRLKTKRIAGKIIPAIATATAAVAGLVALELIKVVGGYEFESFRNCFFNLAIPVMVLTEPAPVKRTHIRDNIYFTIWDCWTIFGHEDFTLSDFMNAVREKYGIEPTMVVHGVKMLYVPVMPGHSKRLKLTMQKLIKPSVDRRYVDLTVSFAPEADGDDDLPGPPVRYYFSRNGETP